CCCTAGGTAACAAAATAAACCCTACACAATGAAGCCCTTTCTGGAAATGCTCCTGGGAGCGGACAGCAATTGGTGATATCAGCTCGGAGTTTGGAAGAGCATTAAACAGACGATTGCCGAATAGCTATACCGAGTGGCCCGATCCCGAAGCAAAATTGTCTCGGCGAGCGTAACTGGCCCCAGCTGGACTGCCGCACGGTTGTTGGCAGTGTCTCAAGCCGCGGTGAAAGCTGGTAGTTTGAGACCCACGATCGTTCGCCAGGATTGCAAAGGGAATCTAAAAAGTGAAGCACGAGCTACCCGCACCGCCTATTCTGGACGGCAAGAGCACTGCGAGTTGGGACCCCACTGATGGATAAGGCAGCACTGTGGCAACGCTATCAAGACTGGCTGTGGTACGACGCTGGGCTGGGCATCGCCCTTGACATCAGCCGGATGCGCTTCGATCGCAGCTTTGTTACCTCGATGCAGCCCAAGTTCGAACGTGCCTTTGCCGACATGCAAGCCCTCGAAGGCGGCGCGATCGCCAACCCAGATGAGGGCCGCATGGTCGGTCACTATTGGCTGCGCGCGCCCGAGCTCGCTCCTTCAGATAACTTAAAACAGGCGATCGTCTCCCGCATCGAGAAAGTCAAAGCCTTTGCCCTACAAATCCACGGCGGCGAACTGTGTCCGCCCGAAGCCGAAAGTTTCTCGGACTTGATTTCCATCGGTATTGGCGGGTCGGCACTCGGCCCGGAATTTGTCGAGCAAGCTCTCGCTGCAGTCAATCCGCCGCTTCACACTCACTTTATCGACAACACCGATCCTGCCGGCATCGACAAAGTCATCGCTAGTGTGGGCGATCGCCTCAAAAGCACGCTCGTGCTGGTGACCTCTAAATCCGGCGGGACGCCCGAAACCTACAACGGCATGATGGAAGTGCAGCTAGCTTTTGCCGCGCGCGGTTTGAGTTTTGCACCGCATGCCGTCGCCATCACCGGGGAAGGATCAAAGCTCCATCGCAAGGCAACATCCGAAGGCTGGCTCGCAACCTTCCCGATGTACGACTGGATCGGCGGTCGCACTTCAGAACTGTCGGTGGTCGGACTATTGCCTGCTGCCTTGCAGGGGATCGACATTCAAGGGATGCTCGATGGCGCGCGGGCAATGGACGTGCTGACGCGGGTCCCCCTCATCAATCGCAACCCGGCAGCGCTATTGAGCATGAGTTGGTACTATGCCTGCAATGGCAAGGGCGAAAAGGATATGGTGGTGCTGCCTTACAAAGACAGCCTCAGCCTGCTGTCGCGCTACCTGCAGCAGTTGGTGATGGAGTCACTCGGTAAAGAGAGCGACCTCGACGGCAACATCGTCCACCAAGGCATCGCCGTTTACGGCAACAAAGGGTCCACCGACCAGCATGCCTACGTTCAGCAACTACGCGAGGGCGTCCCCAACTTCTTTGCAACGTTTATCGAAGTACTGGTAGATCGCGTTGGGGATTCGCCGGAGATCGAGCCGGGCGCGACTGCCGGCGATTACCTATCGGGATTTTTACAGGGTACCCGCAGCGCACTTTACGAAAACGGGCGCGACTCCATCACAATCACGCTACCGGATGTAAACCCGCAGGTAGTGGGCGCCATCCTCGCTCTCTACGAACGGGCGGTGAGCTTCTATGCGTCGCTTACGAACATCAACGCTTACCATCAACCGGGTGTCGAGGCAGGCAAAAAGGCGGCTGCATCGATCTTGACGCTGCAGAAGCAGCTCGTAGAGGCGCTTAAGTCGGCTAGCGGGCCGCTGTCGCTCGCGAAGGTGGCGGCGGCTGCCGGAGCTCCCGACGACGTAGAGGCAGCCTACATCATCTTGCGCCATCTGAGTGCTAACGAACGCGGCGTCGTTCTCGAGGGCGATCTCGGCAAGCCCAGCACCCTGCGCGCTTCCTGGCAAAACGAGGGGTAGTAATTTGTGCGCTCCGGTTCGAGACGGTTGCCCGAAGAGACCGGACCGCCCAGCTGGAGCCTCTGTTAGATTGGGCTACACC
This portion of the Rubidibacter lacunae KORDI 51-2 genome encodes:
- a CDS encoding glucose-6-phosphate isomerase — its product is MDKAALWQRYQDWLWYDAGLGIALDISRMRFDRSFVTSMQPKFERAFADMQALEGGAIANPDEGRMVGHYWLRAPELAPSDNLKQAIVSRIEKVKAFALQIHGGELCPPEAESFSDLISIGIGGSALGPEFVEQALAAVNPPLHTHFIDNTDPAGIDKVIASVGDRLKSTLVLVTSKSGGTPETYNGMMEVQLAFAARGLSFAPHAVAITGEGSKLHRKATSEGWLATFPMYDWIGGRTSELSVVGLLPAALQGIDIQGMLDGARAMDVLTRVPLINRNPAALLSMSWYYACNGKGEKDMVVLPYKDSLSLLSRYLQQLVMESLGKESDLDGNIVHQGIAVYGNKGSTDQHAYVQQLREGVPNFFATFIEVLVDRVGDSPEIEPGATAGDYLSGFLQGTRSALYENGRDSITITLPDVNPQVVGAILALYERAVSFYASLTNINAYHQPGVEAGKKAAASILTLQKQLVEALKSASGPLSLAKVAAAAGAPDDVEAAYIILRHLSANERGVVLEGDLGKPSTLRASWQNEG